Part of the Oncorhynchus tshawytscha isolate Ot180627B linkage group LG23, Otsh_v2.0, whole genome shotgun sequence genome, ATTCCGTCTCAGCCTGGAGGGTTAACTCTGTGCTAATTTCAGATTCGCAAACACAGCCTGGGGGAATGCAAGACCAGGGATTTCAACTGTATAAATAGTCCACTTGGTCATTATTATTCCACATCGCTGTGCTGTCCGTTACAGTGCTCCTGTATTTCTCCTTCTCATGCAAAGAGGCGTTCAGACATGGAGACATGTTGAAATCAGAAGGTGGTTTTCTCCCTGTGGTTTGTTATTGAGAGATAACAAATGGCCTTGAGGCTGTGTGATGATCATTAGTTGAATCACAACTTCATGTAATTATATTGCCTGAAGTCAAATAACCGTAGAATGTTAGTATTAAACATGATTTGGCTGTCTCTGGatgtattttgacagttttgagTCATCATTAAAGTGATATGATGTGAGGTTGCCGGCATGATGCTTGCTAACACTTAGCACCGCCATATCAACTCAGATCATGTATATACATCATTCCTCTATCTGAAACTTCTTAGGCCAATGTCACAAAGACGTGTCTGCGAATAAGTGTGATTTACCTCATCCTTTTGTGTTTGACAGCCTTTTTGTATATAACAGCATTGGCAACACACAAAGTGATATATTCTTCCATTTATTTTCCTCCTTCGCACAAAATGGCTACCATACTTCAAAAGTTTTAATGTTGTTATCAGTCAGTGGGGGATATTAGTCGCCTTGTTCATCCGTAACAAAACCAGATTGGAATATGAGATGGCAAAAACTACCATGACTTTCCCTTATTCATATCAGCCGTGCTATTGGCTGAATTATATTTCATTTTAATGCAGGGCAATGGCTATACAGAATCATAATGCTGATGTATTGGACTACTCGGTGTAGCTACACTTGGTGTCTGTCTGGGGATTGTTCaagtaaagtcattttctcaatTATACATTTGGGTCTGAGAGGGTTGGGGTGTCCCCCAGGGATATCACATGATTCCTCTTCAGGTTTCCTCAGTCGGGAAAAGGCTGATGTCAGCATTGTAGATTTATTTGCAGTTTGATGTCCATGAGGTCCAATGTAGTGCATCCGTCAAGGACAACCAACCGTTTATCCCGCCTCTTCACTCTTCTGTTTTCTCGTTCTTTTCATCCTCTCAGACCAGATATTGCACCACTCTTCTGCGGACATGTGGCCCAACACCTATGTTGCCCAGGGCCTctactgcctctcctcctctgacgCCTGGGAGCCAATCAGCAACGAGCCCTCCGGAGTGGCCTCTCCCGCTGCTGGCTCCTACGTGATGCAGCAGGGCGGGACTTCCTGTGATGGGTATGATGGGAACGCgttgcagcagcagcaacagcagttcAACCTACAGCAGCAGAGTCAGCTCCAGCAGCTGCAGCAGCTACAACAGATACAGCACTACCAGCAACAGCAGCTCCTGTATCAGCAACAACAGGTGAGGAAAAACAACAGTCTAAAATGAGAGGAAAGCATGAACAATTTATTTCCATGGATAGACAATATTCATTCATGGTGTAGTCGGGCAGCTGACATTTTGTTTTTTAGtgtttttctcttttttctctgggGTATTTTGATCGAGACAAGAATACTGAATTCGGCTTTTGATATGGTAATATCGTCAGAGATTCATTATTGTATCTCGCTTCTTAGTAGAACACAGTTACCCTGTCCCTTTCAATTCAACATTACGCTCAAAGGAAGAAACCCTTCACCACAGATTTAGGATCATATTTCCAGATTCTTTACCATTAGGGGGATAAACAAATATCTGATCCTATATCAGTGGTGAAGGGGAACCTCTACCTACCTCCAGCTCCTCAttttcttgtctttctctccacagTCTCTGGAGCAAAGGCTGCACAGCGCCAACCACTCGTTGCAAGCCACGCCCAACAGCACCATCCATAGCCTTGCCCCTGCCACCCACGCCCCATTGGTGGACCTGTGGGGGGCGGGCCAGACAGGGTCCTATCACACTGATATTGGAGGGTACAACATAGGCGTGGCAGCGGTGGTGGAGGCGGCTCTGAATGTTCCGTCTGGGGATGAGGGGGCGGGGACAGAACATTCCCCTCTGCTGGAGCagcaagaggaggaagatgaactGAAGGTGAGCTCATATTAGGTCACAGGGTTATCAGGgcccagtttaaaaaaaaaatatctatcTGGACTTCGCCTATCggataggattaaatgcatagaaataaaataaatagaacGGGAGTCCACATTCAAGACAAGGATTCATccattctattcattatatttctatgcatttaatccAGATCGATGATTTTTGAAAACTGCAGAGAGGTATATCCTTGATgctttaatatacagtaccagtcaaaagtttggacacacctactcattccaggggttttctttatttttactattttctacattgtagaataatagtgaagacatcaaaattatgaaataacacatatggaatcatgtagtaaccaaaaacgtgttaaacaaatcaaaatatattttatatttcagattcttcaaagtagcaaccttttgccttgttgacagctttgcacactcttggcattctctcaacaagcttcattaggtagtcacctggaatgcatttcaattaacaggtgtgccttgttaaaagttcatttgtggaaattctttccttcttaatgcatttgagccaatcagttgtgttgtgacaaggtagggtgggtatacagaagatagccctatctggtaaaagaccaagtccatattatggagagaaaagctcaaataagcaaaaataaATGACAGTCAATCATTCCTTTAAAtatggtcagtcaatccggaaatttGAACGTTTCATCAAGTGCagccgcaaaaaccatcaagcgctatgatgaaactggctctcatgaggacctccacaggaaaggaagaccgagagttacctctgctgcagaggataagttcattagagttaccagcatcagaaattgcatcccaaataaatgcttcacagagttcaagtaacagacacatctcaacatcaactgttcagaggagactccgtgaatcaggccttcatggtcgaatttttGCAATaaaaaaaggacaccaataataagaagagtcttgcttgggccaagaaacacgagcaatggacattagaccagtggaaatctgtccttttggtctgatgagtccaaatttgagatttttggttccaaccatgttccaaccgtgtctttgtgagacgcagagtagttgaacggatgatctccgcatgtgtggttcccaccgtgatgcATGGAGgcagaggtgtgatggtgtgctttgctggtggcactgtcagtgatttatttagaattcaaggcacaagtaaccagcatggctaccacagcattctgcagcgatacgccatcccatctggttcacgcttagtgggactatcatttgtttttcaacaggacaatgacccaacacatttccaggctgtgtaatggctatttgaccaaaaatgagagtgatggagatgacctagcctccacaatcaccagacctcaacccaattgagatggtttgggatgagttggaccacagagtgaaggaaaaacggtcaacaagtgctcagcatatgtgggaactctttcaagacggttgaaaaagcattcaaggtgaagctggttgagagaatgccaagagtgtgcaaagctgtcatcaaggcaaagggtggctactttgaataatctaaaatctaaaatccatctacacatttttggttactgcgtgattccatatgtgttatttcatagttttaatgtcttcactattattctacaatgtagaaaatagtcaaaaataaagaaaaaccattgaatgagtaggtgtgtccaaacttttgactggtactatatgacAGAGAGACATTTCCATCTGAACTCGTGAATACACCCTTGCTTTCTCCTCTCCATGGTCAGAGAATCATGTGGTATCTGTTATATTCAAAAAGTTTCTCTCTGAATGTTCTGTAAGTGTCATCCCCTGACCAAGCCCCTGCTCTGTCCCCTGAACAGGACGAGGAGGTGACACTCTGCATGGAGCCGGAGTCTGCCACTCTAACACAGAGAGATGAAGCCGTCACCTCCGGGGGCAGTAGTCCTGGGCAACGTAGTCCTGGGCAACGTAGTCCGGGGCGCAGTAGTCCAGGGCAACCAGCACAGCAAATCACAGAGCGGAAGGCCTCTGATGTCAGCTGTGGAGGCATCCAGATtctggaggagaaggaagagaagcaAGGGTCTGCTGTTGCTGCCATGGCAACCAACTGATTGACAGATTGCCCTGAGAGACGTGACAGACTGACCCTCAGCGTCAGGAATGACTGATCCTAATAATGAAATATTTATCAATAAATCTGTTCCTTTTCAGGTATCAAACACATTTTTGATGGGATATAAACTCTTGTGACCACTGAAGAGCAGAGGAGGAAGATTTGGAAACGGACTCACGCAGGGACAACAGCTGGTCCAACGGACAACTTGTTTTTGGAAGCCTTACATTcccagagagaaggaggagggagggatgaatagagggagggagaaaagactGAGCGAGAAAAAGGAGGTATGAGGGGATGATAAAAAGAAGAGGAGCAGCTGAGATTGAGACATTTGTATGAGGAAGAGGAAACGGAGGAGGAGGGAATTGAAACATGCATGCTTTTTAAACAAACGACTTTATCCAGTCCAAGGTCAAATATGATAATGATCATTAAATCTATAGTAATAAAACGTTATCATGACAACAATGATTTTCTAACAAAGAAAACAATCATGACAACACAAAAATCTATGTATAAGTGAATGATAAAAGAATATATATCAAAATCACTGTTTTTACAACCCTATCTCTCAATGGGAGAACTACTCTGTTTACAGCTTACACTCAACACATCATATAGAATAATGTCAACCCCATAACTTGAAGAATAGAAACACTCACACGTTATACCCTCTCCTCTTATGTCATTCACATCTAGCATCCACAACACTTATAGAACTAACTGCACGAATACAGAGCAACTTTAGTATGTTGAGTTCATCATAACCCCCTAAAAATTACACCTATTCAATTATCCCCAAAAATGATTTAAATCCAAATTGGCTCTCTGCAACCTAACCACTGCAGTGAAATCTA contains:
- the LOC112253773 gene encoding uncharacterized protein LOC112253773 isoform X3; protein product: MGCIGSRRLTADGVPVKDGEQLSMEDTTSILPRLKRNNSNNYGIGALAKSSLTGVSGVNRSMKDKVTKPTSMAQGRMAHMIEWQNWDMSVVGPGGVSVPRKSTAEQEMERRLESDAYSDLSDGEKEARFTAGILQQFAISQATLMAWTSMDGESLRSGSNQGSVAHLSEVNQESITSRDQILHHSSADMWPNTYVAQGLYCLSSSDAWEPISNEPSGVASPAAGSYVMQQGGTSCDGYDGNALQQQQQQFNLQQQSQLQQLQQLQQIQHYQQQQLLYQQQQSLEQRLHSANHSLQATPNSTIHSLAPATHAPLVDLWGAGQTGSYHTDIGGYNIGVAAVVEAALNVPSGDEGAGTEHSPLLEQQEEEDELKDEEVTLCMEPESATLTQRDEAVTSGGSSPGQRSPGQRSPGRSSPGQPAQQITERKASDVSCGGIQILEEKEEKQGSAVAAMATN
- the LOC112253773 gene encoding uncharacterized protein LOC112253773 isoform X2 yields the protein MLVILLYPCHYHFFPPPLCLLPFLPCMCTSFSPCLLFLLSSSLLLLLSPSLSPPIFLLQHGCSDFSWERINLSMEDTTSILPRLKRNNSNNYGIGALAKSSLTGVNRSMKDKVTKPTSMAQGRMAHMIEWQNWDMSVVGPGGVSVPRKSTAEQEMERRLESDAYSDLSDGEKEARFTAGILQQFAISQATLMAWTSMDGESLRSGSNQGSVAHLSEVNQESITSRDQILHHSSADMWPNTYVAQGLYCLSSSDAWEPISNEPSGVASPAAGSYVMQQGGTSCDGYDGNALQQQQQQFNLQQQSQLQQLQQLQQIQHYQQQQLLYQQQQSLEQRLHSANHSLQATPNSTIHSLAPATHAPLVDLWGAGQTGSYHTDIGGYNIGVAAVVEAALNVPSGDEGAGTEHSPLLEQQEEEDELKDEEVTLCMEPESATLTQRDEAVTSGGSSPGQRSPGQRSPGRSSPGQPAQQITERKASDVSCGGIQILEEKEEKQGSAVAAMATN
- the LOC112253773 gene encoding uncharacterized protein LOC112253773 isoform X1 → MLVILLYPCHYHFFPPPLCLLPFLPCMCTSFSPCLLFLLSSSLLLLLSPSLSPPIFLLQHGCSDFSWERINLSMEDTTSILPRLKRNNSNNYGIGALAKSSLTGVSGVNRSMKDKVTKPTSMAQGRMAHMIEWQNWDMSVVGPGGVSVPRKSTAEQEMERRLESDAYSDLSDGEKEARFTAGILQQFAISQATLMAWTSMDGESLRSGSNQGSVAHLSEVNQESITSRDQILHHSSADMWPNTYVAQGLYCLSSSDAWEPISNEPSGVASPAAGSYVMQQGGTSCDGYDGNALQQQQQQFNLQQQSQLQQLQQLQQIQHYQQQQLLYQQQQSLEQRLHSANHSLQATPNSTIHSLAPATHAPLVDLWGAGQTGSYHTDIGGYNIGVAAVVEAALNVPSGDEGAGTEHSPLLEQQEEEDELKDEEVTLCMEPESATLTQRDEAVTSGGSSPGQRSPGQRSPGRSSPGQPAQQITERKASDVSCGGIQILEEKEEKQGSAVAAMATN
- the LOC112253773 gene encoding protein FAM131B isoform X4 yields the protein MGCIGSRRLTADGVPVKDGEQLSMEDTTSILPRLKRNNSNNYGIGALAKSSLTGVNRSMKDKVTKPTSMAQGRMAHMIEWQNWDMSVVGPGGVSVPRKSTAEQEMERRLESDAYSDLSDGEKEARFTAGILQQFAISQATLMAWTSMDGESLRSGSNQGSVAHLSEVNQESITSRDQILHHSSADMWPNTYVAQGLYCLSSSDAWEPISNEPSGVASPAAGSYVMQQGGTSCDGYDGNALQQQQQQFNLQQQSQLQQLQQLQQIQHYQQQQLLYQQQQSLEQRLHSANHSLQATPNSTIHSLAPATHAPLVDLWGAGQTGSYHTDIGGYNIGVAAVVEAALNVPSGDEGAGTEHSPLLEQQEEEDELKDEEVTLCMEPESATLTQRDEAVTSGGSSPGQRSPGQRSPGRSSPGQPAQQITERKASDVSCGGIQILEEKEEKQGSAVAAMATN